Proteins from one Tenrec ecaudatus isolate mTenEca1 chromosome 8, mTenEca1.hap1, whole genome shotgun sequence genomic window:
- the BIN3 gene encoding bridging integrator 3 isoform X1: MSWIPFKIGQPKKQIIPKTVERDFEREYGKLQQLEDQTKRLQKDMKKSTDADLAMSKSAMKISSDLLSNPLCEQDQEFLNMVTALDTAMKRVDAFNQEKVNQIQKTVIEPLKKFGSVFPSLNMAVKRREQALQDYRRLQAKVEKYEEKEKTGPVLAKLHQAREELRPVRDDFEAKNRQLLDEMPRFYSSRLSYFQPSFESLIRAQVVYYSEMHKIFGDLTQQLDQPGHSDEQRERENEARLSELRALSIVADD, encoded by the exons GTGGAGAGAGACTTTGAAAGGGAATATGGAAAACTCCAGCA GCTGGAAGACCAGACCAAGAGACTGCAGAAGGACATGAAGAAGAGCACCGATGCTGACCTGG CCATGTCAAAATCTGCCATGAAGATCTCCTCGGACCTACTCTCCAACCCCCTCTGTGAGCAAGACCAGGAGTTCTTGAACATGGTGACCGCCCTGGACACTGCCATGAAGCGGGTGGATGCTTTCAACCAGGAAAAG GTAAACCAGATCCAAAAGACGGTCATCGAGCCCTTAAAAAA GTTCGGCAGTGTCTTCCCGAGCCTCAACATGGCAGTGAAACGGCGGGAACAGGCCTTGCAGGACTACCGGAGGCTGCAGGCCAAAGTGGAGAAGtatgaggagaaggagaagacggGGCCAGTGTTGGCCAAGCTCCACCAG GCCCGGGAAGAGCTTCGGCCTGTACGcgatgactttgaggccaaaaACAGGCAGCTCCTAGATGAGATGCCAAGGTTCTACAGCAGCCGCCTCAGCTACTTCCAGCCCAGCTTTGAGTCCCTGATCCGAGCCCAG GTTGTGTACTACTCAGAAATGCACAAGATCTTCGGAGACCTGACCCAGCAGCTTGACCAGCCAGGCCACAGCGATGAGCAGCGGGAACGGGAGAATGAGGCCAGACTGAGCGAACTCAGAGCCCTCTCCATTGTGGCTGATGACTGA
- the BIN3 gene encoding bridging integrator 3 isoform X2 — protein MKKSTDADLAMSKSAMKISSDLLSNPLCEQDQEFLNMVTALDTAMKRVDAFNQEKVNQIQKTVIEPLKKFGSVFPSLNMAVKRREQALQDYRRLQAKVEKYEEKEKTGPVLAKLHQAREELRPVRDDFEAKNRQLLDEMPRFYSSRLSYFQPSFESLIRAQVVYYSEMHKIFGDLTQQLDQPGHSDEQRERENEARLSELRALSIVADD, from the exons ATGAAGAAGAGCACCGATGCTGACCTGG CCATGTCAAAATCTGCCATGAAGATCTCCTCGGACCTACTCTCCAACCCCCTCTGTGAGCAAGACCAGGAGTTCTTGAACATGGTGACCGCCCTGGACACTGCCATGAAGCGGGTGGATGCTTTCAACCAGGAAAAG GTAAACCAGATCCAAAAGACGGTCATCGAGCCCTTAAAAAA GTTCGGCAGTGTCTTCCCGAGCCTCAACATGGCAGTGAAACGGCGGGAACAGGCCTTGCAGGACTACCGGAGGCTGCAGGCCAAAGTGGAGAAGtatgaggagaaggagaagacggGGCCAGTGTTGGCCAAGCTCCACCAG GCCCGGGAAGAGCTTCGGCCTGTACGcgatgactttgaggccaaaaACAGGCAGCTCCTAGATGAGATGCCAAGGTTCTACAGCAGCCGCCTCAGCTACTTCCAGCCCAGCTTTGAGTCCCTGATCCGAGCCCAG GTTGTGTACTACTCAGAAATGCACAAGATCTTCGGAGACCTGACCCAGCAGCTTGACCAGCCAGGCCACAGCGATGAGCAGCGGGAACGGGAGAATGAGGCCAGACTGAGCGAACTCAGAGCCCTCTCCATTGTGGCTGATGACTGA
- the CCAR2 gene encoding cell cycle and apoptosis regulator protein 2: MSQFKRQRLNPLPGGRNFSGAASTSLLGPPPGLLTPPVATELSQNARHLQGGEKQRVFTGIVTSLHDYFGVVDDEVFFQISVVKGRLPQLGEKVLVKAAYNPGQAVPWNAVKVQTLSNQPLLKSPAPPLLHVAALGQKQGILGAQPQLIFQPHRIPPLFPQKPLSLFQTSHTLHLSHLNRFPARGPHGRLDQGRSDDYDSKKRKQRAGGEPWGAKKPRHDLPPYRVHLTPYTVDSPFCDFLELQRRYRSLLVPSDFLAVHLSWLSAFPLNQPFSLHHPSRIQVSSEKESVPDAGAEPTLSDTDPAYSSKVLLLSSPGLEELYRCCMLFVDDMAEPREAPEHPLKQIKLLLGRKDEEAVLVGGEWSPSLDGLDPKADPQVLVRTAIRCARAQTGVDLSSCTKWWRIAEFQYLQAGPPRRLQTVVVYLPDVWTIMPTLEEWETLCQQKAAEAAVPPQEAPSETEAPEQAVDASEQAADSSKQNAENPEGPAQQDADTDLPEAPPPPLEPALVARPGCANLSLYGIVEDRRLKERISFEVMVLAELFLEMLQRDFGYRIYKTLLSLPEKVVAPPEPEKEEAAKEEVVVKEEVSQEPKEEAQNESVVAESDAPLKEDGLVPKPPSSGGEDEEKPRPEASEDLCEMALDPDLLLLRDDGEEEFAGTKLEDSEVRSVASNQSEMEFSALQDMPKELDPSAVLPLDCLLAFVFFDANWCGYLHRRDLERILLTLGLRLSAEQAKQLVSRVVTQNICQYRSLQYSRQESMDGGLPEEVLFGNLDLFPAPGKSPRPGAVPAEQEGLVSHNGSLINVGSLLQRAEQQDSGRLYLENKIHTLELKLEESHTRFSATEVTNKALAAEMQDLRTRLAEAEETARTAERQKNQFQRLLQNFRRRLTPLQLEMQRMVEKADSWVEKEEPAPTN, encoded by the exons TGTGGTGAAGGGCCGGCTGCCCCAGCTGGGTGAGAAGGTGCTGGTGAAGGCTGCATACAACCCAGGTCAGGCAGTGCCCTGGAATGCTGTCAAGGTGCAAACACTCTCCAACCAG CCCCTGCTGAAGTCGCCAGCACCTCCCCTTCTGCATGTGGCAGCTCTGGGCCAGAAGCAAGGGATCCTGGGAGCTCAGCCTCAGTTGATCTTTCAGCCTCACCGAATTCCCCCGCTATTTCCTCAGAAGC CTCTGAGTCTCTTCCAAACATCCCACACACTTCATCTGAGCCACCTGAACAGGTTTCCTGCTCGGGGTCCTCATGGACGGTTGGATCAGGGCCGAAG TGATGACTATGACTCCAAGAAGCGCAAACAGCGGGCTGGAGGAGAGCCTTGGGGTGCTAAGAAACCAAGGCACGACCTGCCTCCCTACCGGGTCCATCTCACGCCCTACACTGTCGACAG CCCCTTCTGTGACTTCTTAGAACTCCAGCGCCGTTACCGCAGCCTCCTGGTCCCCTCCGATTTCCTGGCCGTTCACCTGAGCTGGCTGTCAGCCTTCCCTCTGAACCAGCCCTTTTCCCTCCATCATCCGAGCCGAATCCAGGTATCTTCTGAGAAGGAGTCAGTTCCAGACGCTGGTGCTGAGCCCACCCTTTCAGACACTGACCCTGCGTATAGTTCCAAG GTTCTGTTGCTCTCGTCCCCGGGATTGGAGGAGTTGTATCGTTGTTGCATGCTGTTTGTGGATGACATGGCCGAGCCTAGGGAGGCCCCAGAGCACCCTTTGAAGCAGATTAAG CTTTTGCTGGGCCGGAAAGATGAAGAAGCAGTGCTGGTTGGGGGTGAGTGGTCTCCCTCCTTGGACGGCCTTGACCCCAAGGCTGACCCACAGGTGCTAGTCCGCACTGCCATCCGCTGTGCGCGAGCTCAGACGGGCGTCGACTTGAGCAGCTGCACAAAGTG GTGGCGCATTGCTGAGTTCCAGTACCTGCAGGCAGGGCCCCCCCGGCGGCTCCAGACAGTGGTGGTGTACCTGCCGGATGTCTGGACCATCATGCCGACTCTGGAGGAGTGGGAGACCCTGTGCCAGCAGAAAGCTGCAGAAGCAGCTGTCCCGCCTCAGGAGGCGCCCTCG GAAACAGAGGCTCCCGAGCAGGCGGTGGATGCATCAGAGCAAGCGGCAGACAGCTCGAAGCAGAATGCAGAGAACCCAGAAGGCCCCGCCCAGCAGGATGCAGACACTGACCTCCCGGAGGCCCCCCCGCCGCCCCTGGAACCTGCCCTGGTGGCTCGCCCGGGTTGTGCAAACCTCTCTCTCTATGGCATTGTGGAGGACCGGAGGCTGAAGGAAAGGATCTCTTTTGAG GTGATGGTGTTGGCTGAGCTGTTTCTAGAGATGCTGCAGCGGGATTTTGGCTACAGGATTTACAAGACGTTGCTGAGCCTTCCTGAAAAGGTAGTGGCTCCGCCTGAGCCTGAGAAGGAGGAGGCAGCCAAGGAGGAGGTGGTCGTCAAGGAGGAGGTGTCCCAGGAGCCCAAGGAGGAGGCACAGAACGAGAGCGTGGTCGCCGAGTCAGATGCCCCCCTG AAGGAAGACGGCCTGGTGCCCAAGCCCCCGTCTTCTGGGGGCGAGGACGAGGAGAAGCCCCGGCCTGAGGCCTCGGAGGACCTTTGTGAGATGGCTCTGGACCCAGACCTACTGCTCCTGCGAGATGACGGAGAAGAGGAGTTTG CAGGAACAAAGCTGGAGGATTCGGAAGTACGGTCTGTTGCCTCAAACCAGTCGGAGATGGAATTCTCTGCGCTTCAGGACATG CCCAAGGAGCTGGATCCCTCTGCTGTGCTCCCTTTGGACTGTCTGCTtgcttttgtgttctttgatgccaacTGGTGTGGCTACTTGCACCGGAGAGACCTGGAGCGGATCCTCCTGACCTTGGGGCTGCGGCTCAGTGCAGAGCAG GCTAAGCAGCTGGTCAGCAGGGTGGTGACCCAGAACATCTGCCAGTACCGGAGCCTCCAGTACAGCCGCCAGGAGAGCATGGATGGTGGACTTCCTGAGGAGGTGCTCTTTG GGAACCTGGATCTGTTCCCTGCTCCTGGGAAAAGCCCACGGCCAGGTGCTGTCCCTGCAGAACAGGAAGGCCTCGTGTCCCACAACGGCAGCCTGATCAACGTGGGCAGCCTGCTGCAGCGAGCGGAGCAGCAGGACAGCGGGCGGCTCTACCTGGAGAATAAGATCCACACCCTGGAGCTGAAGCTGG AGGAGAGCCATACCCGGTTCTCAGCCACTGAAGTGACAAATAAGGCACTGGCAGCCGAGATGCAGGACTTGCGGACACGGCTGGCTGAGGCTGAGGAGACAGCCCGGACCGCTGAACGACAGAAGAACCAATTTCAACGGCTGTTACAGAACTTCCGACGGCGCCTGACCCCTCTGCAGCTGGAGATGCAGCGGATGGTGGAGAAG GCCGACAGCTGGGTAGAGAAAGAGGAGCCAGCACCTACCAACTGA